Genomic window (Deltaproteobacteria bacterium):
GAAGCGGCCAGTATGGTGAAGCTCTTTATTACCGCGGCTTTTTTTTGCAAGGTCGAGAAGGGTGAGTTGATCTACGGCAAAAATAGTCGCCGACACATGGAGCTGGCGATCCAGCATTCGAACAATGCCGCCACCAATTGGATGCTCCGGAAGATCGGTGGGCCGAAGGCGGCTGAACGCGTACTGAAACGGAAATACCCCGGCATCTTCCAGGATACGCGCATCGTCGAATATATACCGCGCGGTGGGCGAACTTACCGCAACAAGGCATCCGCCCACGACTACAGCCGTTTCCTGCACGCGGTCTGGAATGAGGATATTTCCGGCGCCCGGGAGATCAAACGCCTGATGGGGCTGCCTAGCCCCAACAGGATCCGCACCGGGATACAAGGCATTCCAGCAGGCACGCGGGTATACAACAAAACCGGCAGCACCGCGCGCGTCTGCGGGGATGTGGGAATCCTGAATGTCAAGGGTCCGGACGGCAAGCGTTACCCCTATACCGTGATCGGCATCATCGAGAAAAAGCGGCGCGCCCGCGACTACACGACCTGGATCCGCTCACGCGGCGCGGTGATCCGCAACGTGTCGGGGATCATTTATCGTGGCATCGTGAAGCGATACGACTTTTACTGAGGTCCGGACACTGGGGCTGCCGCCCCGCAACGTTTCCCCCACCATGCTTCAGGTGCTCGACGAGGCCGGATCATTTCACGGAGTTGCCCGGGGATTCGGCCTTGGCGTGGAAGGTCGGGATGATCACGGACAGGGACCGGGCGAACTCCTCCGCCACGTCGCGGAAGTTCGCCATGCGGTTCGAGGGGACGGCCCCGCCTCGGGGGAGATTTACGGTTCGTTTGCGTTACAAATAATTCCTCATCTCTCGTGAGAAGGGATTGCCGGATGGAGAGGAGACCGGTTGGAACGATCGGGCCCGACATCCGGTCCCTCCGGGTCTTCGACTTCGACGGAACCCTCTCCCCCATCGTGGACGACCGGCACGCGGCCAGGGTCCACCCGATGTGCCGGGAGCTCCTGAAGGGACTCGCCCGGATGCCC
Coding sequences:
- a CDS encoding class A beta-lactamase-related serine hydrolase, coding for MRAIGRPFLTIAAVLLGLAAMSPAAAAAANRYDVSYFWSRSPAGVQDYRDRVAGVLGPGVTDRLKVVAEGDLFGLVYARHGDRAGATRVAKVHTRLLESRGLEAAMPVRSRDWAVLDNGDARQAPFASAIVPRVSRNRTTETERIREFRDLQVAVEEYIRRLRREGKIKDDERTAWSVYDFTADEKLVSINEDEPFEAASMVKLFITAAFFCKVEKGELIYGKNSRRHMELAIQHSNNAATNWMLRKIGGPKAAERVLKRKYPGIFQDTRIVEYIPRGGRTYRNKASAHDYSRFLHAVWNEDISGAREIKRLMGLPSPNRIRTGIQGIPAGTRVYNKTGSTARVCGDVGILNVKGPDGKRYPYTVIGIIEKKRRARDYTTWIRSRGAVIRNVSGIIYRGIVKRYDFY